One genomic window of Nicotiana sylvestris chromosome 10, ASM39365v2, whole genome shotgun sequence includes the following:
- the LOC138880024 gene encoding uncharacterized protein — translation MQQYLEKVQDLIKQFQTWKVTQIPRDENVEADALTNLASAAYVASNENTSVIHLFHSILDLDKNEIKRITYTPYHPVGNRQAESTNKVIINNLKKRLEESKGNWPKVLPGVLWAYRTTTKTSTGETSFSLVYGAEALITVEIGEPSTQFTQVTEESNDEEMRVNLDLLEGRREAALIRMAAQKQVVERYYNRKACLRFFKIGDFVLKKVFQSSKEANSGKLSPTWEGPYRIHDIADNRSIFKE, via the exons ATGCAGCAATACTTAGAGAAGGTACAAGatttgataaagcaatttcaaacctggaaagtaacacaaataccaagggatgaaaatgttgaagccgACGCCCTAACTAATCTAGCATCTGCGGCATacgtggcaagcaatgaaaatacttcagttattcatttgtttcattcaattCTCGACctcgataagaatgag attaaaaggattacgtatacaccttatcatccggtgggtaatcggcaagctgagtcaacaaacaaagtcattatcaataaTTTAAAAAAGCGCTTAgaggaatccaaaggtaattggccaaaagtgttacctggtgttttatgggcatatcgcacaacaacaaaaacaagtacaggagaaacatcattttcattggtttatggagctgaagctttaattacagttgagataggagagccgAGTACACAATTCACACAGGTGACagaagaatctaatgacgaggaaatgcgtgtaaatcttgatttacttgaaggaagaagagaagctgcattaataagaatggcagcacaaaagcaggtCGTAGAACGATACTACAACAGAAAAGCAtgcctcagattcttcaaaattggggacttcgtgctcaaaaaggtttttcaatcttcGAAGGAAGCTAACTcggggaaattaagtccaacatgggaaggaccctatagaattcatgatattgcag ATAATAGAAGCATTTTTAAAGAAtga
- the LOC138880025 gene encoding secreted RxLR effector protein 161-like, with protein sequence MVTVRSIIALTASKNWELFQIDVHNAFLQGDLCEEVYLEILEGFKSQENKGSSKELVSIAKSIRHEKFKVKDLGDLKYFLGIEVLRLLGKLLYVTITRPNISYTVQTLSQFMQEHKQSHWKAAIRVVKYLKNAPGLGVFMKAESTQHLTCWCDSDWAACPNTRRSVTGYVVKFGKSLVSWKSKK encoded by the exons ATGGTTACAGTAAGATCCATCATAGCACTAACAGCATCAAAGAACTGGGAACTGTTCCAAATAGATGTCCATAATGCATTTTTGCAAGGAGACTTATGTGAGGAGGTATACTTAGAGATTCTAGAAGGTTTTAAAAGTCAGGAAAATAAAG GAAGTAGTAAAGAGCTCGTGAGTATTGCTAAGAGTATACGACATGAAAAGTTCAAGGTCAAGGACCTAGGGGATCTTAAGTACTTCTTAGGCATAGAAGTCTTAAG ATTGCTAGGAAAATTGCTATATGTGACCATCACCAGACCTAATATCAGCTATACAGTGCAGACACTCAGTCAATTTATGCAAGAGCATAAACAATCACATTGGAAAGCTGCCATCAGAGTGGTGAAGTATCTCAAGAATGCACCTGGTTTAGGTGTGTTTATGAAGGCAGAATCAACACAGCATCTTACTTGTTGGTGTGACTCTGACTGGGCTGCTTGTCCTAACACTAGGAGATCTGTGACTGGTTATGTTGTCAAGTTTGGTAAATCCTTGGTGTCTTGGAAGTCCAAGAAGTAG